One segment of Brassica napus cultivar Da-Ae chromosome C3, Da-Ae, whole genome shotgun sequence DNA contains the following:
- the LOC106443358 gene encoding ethylene-responsive transcription factor CRF3-like, with product MNMMDEELHEYMDFRPLKYSEHKTSVTKYTKTSPETRPDSVKIVRVSVTDPYATDSSSDEEEEGFLFPRRRVRRFVNEIKVEPGCNDTNIAGVSMKERTRVSAPASNRHRPLKVSTSSGQNVRKFRGVRQRPWGKWAAEIRDPEQKRRLWLGTFETAEEAAVVYDNAAIRLRGPDALTNFSVPPQSKEEEEPEPVVDKPESNITTTITTSSTESTEDFQHVSSPTSVLNLQSSSEEIQQPFKSAKPEPEISEESWWHTGFSSGSGESEDSFMLDSTFLDNYFNESTPEFSILDQPMGQLFLENDIFSDTFLDEEIMMNIGDEFTKDIGSVFSEFDDSLISDLLVV from the coding sequence atgaatatGATGGATGAGGAGTTACACGAGTACATGGACTTTCGACCATTGAAGTACTCTGAGCACAAAACATCAGTCACCAAATACACCAAAACGTCACCGGAAACTCGACCTGACTCAGTTAAAATCGTTCGCGTCTCCGTAACCGATCCTTACGCGACCGACTCATCAagcgacgaagaagaagaaggcttcCTCTTTCCTCGCCGGCGAGTCAGGAGGTTCGTTAACGAGATCAAAGTCGAGCCAGGCTGCAACGACACCAACATCGCCGGAGTTTCGATGAAGGAGAGGACGAGAGTCTCGGCTCCGGCGTCGAATCGCCACCGTCCTCTCAAAGTGTCGACCTCCTCGGGGCAAAACGTGAGGAAGTTCCGCGGCGTTAGACAGCGGCCGTGGGGGAAATGGGCGGCGGAGATTCGAGATCCGGAGCAGAAGCGGAGGCTTTGGCTCGGGACTTTCGAGACGGCGGAGGAAGCCGCCGTGGTTTATGATAACGCTGCTATTAGACTCCGTGGACCGGACGCTCTAACCAATTTCTCTGTACCGCCTCAATctaaagaagaggaagaaccgGAACCGGTTGTTGATAAACCGGAAAGCAACATTACAACGACAATAACAACATCGAGTACCGAATCAACTGAAGATTTTCAGCATGTTTCATCTCCCACATCGGTTCTCAATCTCCAATCATCATCCGAAGAAATACAACAACCGTTTAAATCAGCTAAACCGGAACCGGAAATTTCGGAAGAATCGTGGTGGCATACCGGGTTTAGTTCCGGTTCAGGTGAATCAGAAGATTCGTTTATGTTGGACAGTACGTTTCTAGACAACTATTTCAACGAATCAACACCGGAGTTTTCAATACTCGATCAACCAATGGGTcaattatttttggaaaatgatATCTTCAGTGATACTTTCTTGGATGAAGAAATTATGATGAACATTGGAGATGAGTTTACTAAAGATATTGGTTCAGTGTTCAGTGAATTTGATGATTCATTGATATCAGATCTGTTAGTCGTTTAA